A single region of the Streptomyces sp. NBC_01262 genome encodes:
- a CDS encoding DUF2252 domain-containing protein yields the protein MTENALTGHETRDRTPHERAALGKAARAEVPRSSHAEFAPSARRADPVDIIERQSSSRVPELVPIRYGRMTESPFRFYRGAAAIMAADLADTPRSGIRTQLCGDAHMLNFRLLASPERRLMFDINDFDETHPGPWEWDVKRLATSFVIAGRANGFSTKERSVIVRAGVRSYREHMREFANMGNLAVWYAQFDVDWVRDRFGAELTARGRERWAQATEKARSHDTLRAFEKLTSVVDGRRRIVADPPLITPLQDLLPNVERKALEQQIRQMLERYGRTVPSDRRFLLEQYRVADMARKVVGVGSVGTRCWIVLLLGRDDQDPLLLQAKEADHSVLAAFAGESTPYPNQGERVVAGQRLMQATSDIFLGWERVDGIDGKRRDFYVRQLRDWKGVPVAEEFVPAGMTTFAELCGATLARAHARSGDRIAIASYLGSGQSFDRALVTFAEAYADQNEKDHRSLVEAVLTGRVKAEGSEEA from the coding sequence ATGACCGAGAACGCGCTGACCGGTCACGAGACACGGGACCGCACGCCGCACGAGCGGGCGGCGCTCGGCAAGGCCGCCAGGGCCGAAGTGCCCCGGTCCAGCCACGCCGAGTTCGCCCCCTCGGCGCGGCGCGCGGATCCGGTGGACATCATCGAACGGCAGTCGTCCTCGCGGGTCCCGGAACTCGTACCGATCCGCTACGGCCGGATGACCGAGTCGCCCTTCCGCTTCTACCGGGGCGCCGCGGCCATCATGGCCGCGGACCTCGCGGACACGCCCAGGAGCGGGATCCGTACGCAGCTGTGCGGTGACGCGCACATGCTGAACTTCCGGCTGCTGGCCTCGCCCGAACGCCGTCTGATGTTCGACATCAACGACTTCGACGAGACACATCCCGGCCCCTGGGAGTGGGACGTCAAGCGGCTGGCCACCAGCTTCGTCATCGCCGGCCGGGCCAACGGCTTCTCCACCAAGGAGCGGTCCGTCATCGTCCGCGCAGGCGTGCGTTCCTACCGGGAGCACATGCGCGAATTCGCGAACATGGGCAATCTGGCCGTCTGGTACGCCCAGTTCGACGTGGACTGGGTACGCGACCGCTTCGGGGCGGAACTGACCGCGCGGGGCCGGGAGCGCTGGGCGCAGGCCACGGAGAAGGCGCGCTCGCACGACACGCTGCGGGCTTTCGAGAAGCTCACCTCGGTCGTCGACGGCCGGCGCCGCATCGTCGCCGATCCGCCGCTGATCACCCCGCTCCAGGATCTGCTGCCGAATGTCGAGCGCAAGGCGCTGGAGCAGCAGATCCGCCAGATGCTGGAACGCTACGGCCGGACCGTCCCGTCCGACCGGCGCTTCCTGCTGGAGCAGTACCGCGTCGCCGACATGGCCCGCAAAGTGGTCGGTGTCGGCAGCGTCGGCACCCGCTGCTGGATCGTCCTGCTGCTCGGCCGCGACGACCAGGACCCGCTGCTCCTCCAGGCCAAGGAGGCCGACCACTCGGTGCTCGCCGCCTTCGCCGGGGAGTCCACCCCCTACCCGAACCAGGGCGAGCGGGTCGTCGCCGGCCAGCGGCTGATGCAGGCCACCAGCGACATCTTCCTGGGCTGGGAGCGGGTCGACGGCATCGACGGCAAGCGGCGGGACTTCTACGTACGCCAGCTCCGCGACTGGAAGGGCGTGCCCGTCGCCGAGGAATTCGTCCCCGCCGGCATGACCACCTTCGCCGAGCTGTGCGGCGCCACCCTGGCCCGTGCCCACGCCCGCTCCGGCGACCGGATCGCCATCGCCTCGTACCTGGGCTCCGGCCAGTCCTTCGACCGCGCGCTGGTCACCTTCGCCGAGGCCTACGCCGACCAGAACGAGAAGGACCACCGGTCCCTCGTCGAAGCGGTGCTGACCGGACGGGTCAAGGCCGAGGGTAGCGAGGAGGCCTGA
- a CDS encoding DUF7144 family membrane protein, whose amino-acid sequence MAVTGLTAFAGVMMIFGGIMAIFQGIAGIAKDDIFVVTRDYAYTFNLTSWGWIHLTLGVLVALAGVALFTGAMWARITGIALASLAMLANFMWLPYYPLWSVVLIAVDAFVIWALCVGTKSDTQSTA is encoded by the coding sequence ATGGCGGTCACCGGACTGACCGCCTTCGCCGGCGTCATGATGATCTTCGGCGGCATCATGGCGATATTCCAGGGCATAGCCGGCATCGCCAAGGACGACATCTTCGTCGTCACCCGCGACTACGCCTACACCTTCAACCTGACCAGCTGGGGCTGGATCCACCTCACCCTCGGCGTTCTGGTCGCCCTCGCGGGAGTCGCCCTGTTCACCGGCGCGATGTGGGCCCGTATCACCGGTATCGCGCTGGCCAGCCTGGCGATGCTCGCCAACTTCATGTGGCTGCCGTACTACCCGCTCTGGTCGGTCGTCCTGATCGCCGTCGACGCCTTCGTCATCTGGGCGCTGTGTGTGGGAACGAAGAGCGACACCCAGAGCACGGCTTAG